DNA sequence from the Glycine soja cultivar W05 chromosome 18, ASM419377v2, whole genome shotgun sequence genome:
TAgctcaaatatatattttagttttatggTTTTGACGAGTCCTATTTTGTAATGTCTTATTGGCGGCAACATTATTTACCCTAACATGGCTTTTAGTTGGCGTCCAGCTGTGGTCTTTGACCTGACCGTTCATTATCAGAAAAATTGACTGGCAAATTTAGACCCATAAACTTCAtgactatattttatttttttttataggcaaattgaaacatattaataaaaatagaaaaccagCATTGTCACAAGTTGTGATACAAGCTGAACTTCATGACTAACGTAAGGGAAAGATTGTTTAGGTACCAGAAAGTGGCGTATTTAATTTTGCTCATTGGGCTGCATGATTTTAGAAGACTTGTGTGCTTTGTTAATTACAgtaatataattaactaatttagaTACATTACAATACCTTGATTGGTTCCTACAGAATAAATTCATCTCTTTACTCACTAATGATGACCTAAGAATCCAAAATATGTGAGCATCCCAAGATGTATACTCCAACAATTCTAGTGCAGTTATTTACAGCTTCCTCTAATTCTCATTTTCAGCATAAAAAGTCTTCTAAGAATTTGATATATCTTCCAGGTCCCAGGTCAAGATCCTTATTCCATTTAGCATTTTTATTTGAACAGAAGAGCTTGTTTTGGCCTTTCCATAAGAGACAAGACTGTGGCTGCAATGTGCTTTGATGAAAGCCCTGCATCTTCAACCTGAGCTTGGGGTGATCCATGCTCAATGTACCTATCAGGAAGCATCATTGCTCTCCACTGCAGGTAAAGCCAAAAGGGGTGTTAGTGTTACTTAGAAGTGCACAAAAAAGAGACATCTGAAGGGAATAATAATCTGAAAATGAAATCATATAGAGAGTGACTTCTCCATAGAGGAAGGTTTACCTTTAGAGGTCCATCTAGGATACCAGATAAGCTCAAGAATTGTGAAACATGCGATCCAAAACCACCAATAGAACCCTCTTCCACTGTGATGAGTATTTCATGCTCTTTAGCTAATAGCCTAATGAGACCAGTATCCAGAGGTTTGCAAAATCTAGCATCGGCAACTGTCACATCAACGCCGAGTTctttaagcatttctgaggcTTGCCTGCATTGTTGGACCACAGAACCATATCCCAAAATGGCAATTCTACTGCCTTCTACCAGAATTCTACCTTTTCCGATCTACAAAACCAAAACAATTTCAATCTTGCGGCTTAACTGCATTCAGATTCAGTTTAGGAAATATATTTAGTTATTCATTCTCACCTCAAGTGGGGTTCCTTTGTTATTTAGTGGCAGAGTGGCTCCGATTCCGTTTCCCCTTGGAAATCTAAAGCAGCTTGGTCTATCATCTATAGCTGCTGCGGTCGCAACCATGTGCATCAGTTCAGCTTCATCAGAAGGAGCCATAACCACCATGTTGGGTAGGCATGCCATGTAAGTGATATCAAATGCTCCACAATGGGTTGGTCCATCTGCTCCAACTAAACCAGCCCTATCCAAAGCAAATCGGACAGGTAGCTTTTGAAGATCAACATCATGGACTACCTACATACCCAAAATAAATCGTAGTGTTGAGATTATTTTATCataggtaaaaaaattataagtaaacCGACACAGAGAAGAAATGATTAATTAGTTAGATTAGACTAATATTGGCTCACCTGATCATATCCGCGTTGCAAGAATGATGAATAAATGGCACAAAATGGCTTGAGCCCTTCCGCAGCTAAACCAGCTGCAAATGTTACAGCATGTTGTTCAGCTATCCCCACATCGAAACAGCGCTCGGGAAACCTTTTATGGAAATAATTTAAGCCGGTTCCACCACCCATTGCTGCGTGAATGGCCACTATCTTCTTGTCATTTTCAGCCTCCTTTATCAAAGACTCAGCAAAGTATTGGGTGTATGAAAGTGTAGAGGATTTTGCCTTAAACTGCTCGCCTGTTTTTGGGTCAAATTTGACAACCCCTGAAAATGTGGGAAAGTATGAGTGTGTATTTGGATTCACATTAGATAATTTTGTGTGAGAAATTTATTGAACTAAGGCAacttttgataatttttgtattgaatcaaaattttatattgagtTTTACTGCTAACTTATTCTTCAATTAAACCTATCCAAACATAAATTACTTCGAAtaaattttagacaaaattaattttgaattcctTGTTTTTGAGATGTAAAAGAAATATCCCTTTCTCACCGTGCATTTTATCAGATGCTTTTTCTGCTGGGGGATATCCCTTGCCTTTTTCTGTGACACAGTGAATCAGAACTGGACCTGGGGCAGGCATTGCTTTCACCTTTTCAAAGATGGTGACCAGATCTTCAATTTTATGACCATCCACAGGACCTATGTAGTATAGGCCAAGCTCTTCAAAAAATGTACAGGCTGAACCACTTATAATACCTCTTGCATACTCATCTACTTTTGCTGCA
Encoded proteins:
- the LOC114395590 gene encoding probable 1-deoxy-D-xylulose-5-phosphate synthase 2, chloroplastic isoform X3; the encoded protein is MYNTIHFCVRVSASGSADEERTIIKKEKDGWKINYAGEKPATLLLDTINYPIHMKNLSTQDLEQLAAELRADIVHTVSNTGGHLSSSLGVVELAVALHHVFNTPEDKIIWDVGHQAYPHKILTGRRSRMHTIRKTSGLAGFPKRDESIHDAFGVGHSSTSISAGLGMAVARDLLGKNNSIISVIGDGALTAGQAYEAMNNAGFLDSNMIVVLNDNKQVSLPTATLDGPASPVGALSSALSKIQASAEFRKLREAAKSITKQIGKQTHQVAAKVDEYARGIISGSACTFFEELGLYYIGPVDGHKIEDLVTIFEKVKAMPAPGPVLIHCVTEKGKGYPPAEKASDKMHGVVKFDPKTGEQFKAKSSTLSYTQYFAESLIKEAENDKKIVAIHAAMGGGTGLNYFHKRFPERCFDVGIAEQHAVTFAAGLAAEGLKPFCAIYSSFLQRGYDQVVHDVDLQKLPVRFALDRAGLVGADGPTHCGAFDITYMACLPNMVVMAPSDEAELMHMVATAAAIDDRPSCFRFPRGNGIGATLPLNNKGTPLEIGKGRILVEGSRIAILGYGSVVQQCRQASEMLKELGVDVTVADARFCKPLDTGLIRLLAKEHEILITVEEGSIGGFGSHVSQFLSLSGILDGPLKWRAMMLPDRYIEHGSPQAQVEDAGLSSKHIAATVLSLMERPKQALLFK
- the LOC114395590 gene encoding probable 1-deoxy-D-xylulose-5-phosphate synthase 2, chloroplastic isoform X1, whose product is MAFCGGTFVKLNYSVSPCHKYKAPSPYHSYRNKVGESHFCVRVSASGSADEERTIIKKEKDGWKINYAGEKPATLLLDTINYPIHMKNLSTQDLEQLAAELRADIVHTVSNTGGHLSSSLGVVELAVALHHVFNTPEDKIIWDVGHQAYPHKILTGRRSRMHTIRKTSGLAGFPKRDESIHDAFGVGHSSTSISAGLGMAVARDLLGKNNSIISVIGDGALTAGQAYEAMNNAGFLDSNMIVVLNDNKQVSLPTATLDGPASPVGALSSALSKIQASAEFRKLREAAKSITKQIGKQTHQVAAKVDEYARGIISGSACTFFEELGLYYIGPVDGHKIEDLVTIFEKVKAMPAPGPVLIHCVTEKGKGYPPAEKASDKMHGVVKFDPKTGEQFKAKSSTLSYTQYFAESLIKEAENDKKIVAIHAAMGGGTGLNYFHKRFPERCFDVGIAEQHAVTFAAGLAAEGLKPFCAIYSSFLQRGYDQVVHDVDLQKLPVRFALDRAGLVGADGPTHCGAFDITYMACLPNMVVMAPSDEAELMHMVATAAAIDDRPSCFRFPRGNGIGATLPLNNKGTPLEIGKGRILVEGSRIAILGYGSVVQQCRQASEMLKELGVDVTVADARFCKPLDTGLIRLLAKEHEILITVEEGSIGGFGSHVSQFLSLSGILDGPLKWRAMMLPDRYIEHGSPQAQVEDAGLSSKHIAATVLSLMERPKQALLFK
- the LOC114395590 gene encoding probable 1-deoxy-D-xylulose-5-phosphate synthase 2, chloroplastic isoform X2, with translation MAFCGGTFVKLNYSVSPCHKYKAPSPYHSYRNKFCVRVSASGSADEERTIIKKEKDGWKINYAGEKPATLLLDTINYPIHMKNLSTQDLEQLAAELRADIVHTVSNTGGHLSSSLGVVELAVALHHVFNTPEDKIIWDVGHQAYPHKILTGRRSRMHTIRKTSGLAGFPKRDESIHDAFGVGHSSTSISAGLGMAVARDLLGKNNSIISVIGDGALTAGQAYEAMNNAGFLDSNMIVVLNDNKQVSLPTATLDGPASPVGALSSALSKIQASAEFRKLREAAKSITKQIGKQTHQVAAKVDEYARGIISGSACTFFEELGLYYIGPVDGHKIEDLVTIFEKVKAMPAPGPVLIHCVTEKGKGYPPAEKASDKMHGVVKFDPKTGEQFKAKSSTLSYTQYFAESLIKEAENDKKIVAIHAAMGGGTGLNYFHKRFPERCFDVGIAEQHAVTFAAGLAAEGLKPFCAIYSSFLQRGYDQVVHDVDLQKLPVRFALDRAGLVGADGPTHCGAFDITYMACLPNMVVMAPSDEAELMHMVATAAAIDDRPSCFRFPRGNGIGATLPLNNKGTPLEIGKGRILVEGSRIAILGYGSVVQQCRQASEMLKELGVDVTVADARFCKPLDTGLIRLLAKEHEILITVEEGSIGGFGSHVSQFLSLSGILDGPLKWRAMMLPDRYIEHGSPQAQVEDAGLSSKHIAATVLSLMERPKQALLFK